The Desulfovibrio sp. genome includes a region encoding these proteins:
- a CDS encoding CatA-like O-acetyltransferase, whose product MSEALSHPAGLGDHLHKRHARFIPIDLGTWPRRQYFDYYFNKIKCRYSITAQVDITGLMQAREGRRFFPCLLYLLMAAVNGEPTPAESCSDTPAAKDEHSRSSVQMPLPLPEGGWPGKDVSRTFRLSMDAEGNLGWWTFCNPVYTLFHQSDCSFSDVWSEWTADFSTFYSHVLEDMARYGGATGVTARPDKPGNFCSISSLPWLSFTSFAQDTYAESRMLFPLLRAGKHYEQSGRTLLPLSVCVHHAVADGYHTSWLFCRVQHLANVAKLWLR is encoded by the coding sequence ATGTCTGAAGCGTTGTCCCATCCAGCCGGCCTGGGTGACCATCTGCATAAACGCCATGCGCGTTTTATACCCATTGATTTGGGCACATGGCCAAGACGCCAGTACTTTGACTACTATTTCAATAAAATAAAGTGCCGCTATTCCATTACGGCGCAGGTGGACATAACCGGCTTGATGCAGGCGCGCGAGGGGCGCAGGTTTTTTCCCTGCCTGCTTTATCTGCTCATGGCCGCTGTCAACGGAGAGCCGACGCCAGCAGAGAGCTGCTCCGACACACCGGCGGCTAAGGACGAACACAGCCGAAGCAGCGTGCAGATGCCCTTGCCATTGCCGGAAGGCGGCTGGCCGGGCAAGGATGTGAGCCGTACCTTTCGCCTGTCGATGGACGCGGAGGGCAATCTTGGCTGGTGGACGTTCTGCAACCCGGTTTATACGCTGTTTCATCAGAGCGATTGCAGCTTTTCTGATGTATGGAGCGAATGGACTGCGGATTTTTCCACATTTTATTCCCACGTGCTAGAAGACATGGCACGTTATGGCGGCGCAACCGGGGTAACCGCACGCCCGGACAAGCCCGGCAACTTTTGTTCCATATCCTCGTTGCCCTGGCTTTCATTTACTTCTTTTGCACAGGATACGTACGCAGAATCCCGCATGCTTTTTCCTCTGCTGCGCGCAGGCAAACACTATGAGCAGAGCGGCAGAACGCTGCTGCCGCTGTCTGTCTGCGTACACCATGCAGTGGCTGACGGGTATCACACCTCGTGGCTGTTCTGCCGCGTGCAACACCTCGCGAACGTGGCCAAGCTCTGGCTGCGCTGA
- a CDS encoding helix-turn-helix domain-containing protein, producing MPGFAEIYERIKLATNSRTQVELAEVLDIRQSSISDAKRRNSVPGDWFMKLFEKFGLNPDWLKQGVGPMYLRTEQGYVPEDAPASLAETAAHYGDAMARGGIHSVYDAKCVYNDDAPRPALALAGKISLPLSLTRDGLQVLRVRGANMAPLISEGAHVGVDTMDTDVVSGRIYAIFAPNEGVVLRRVFLNSTQDGYVLRSEAASFPETQLAAGLLAKRMLGRVAWVLQEV from the coding sequence ATGCCCGGTTTTGCAGAGATATATGAACGCATCAAGTTGGCCACCAACAGCCGTACACAGGTTGAGCTGGCCGAGGTTCTGGACATCCGTCAGTCCAGTATTTCCGATGCGAAACGGCGCAATTCCGTGCCCGGTGACTGGTTCATGAAGCTTTTCGAGAAGTTTGGGCTGAACCCTGACTGGCTCAAGCAGGGTGTTGGCCCCATGTACTTGCGCACCGAGCAGGGCTATGTGCCAGAAGACGCACCGGCCTCACTTGCCGAAACAGCTGCCCACTATGGAGATGCCATGGCCCGTGGCGGCATCCATTCCGTGTACGACGCCAAGTGCGTCTACAATGATGATGCCCCCCGTCCTGCCCTGGCTCTGGCGGGCAAGATATCGCTGCCGCTTTCACTCACGCGTGACGGCCTCCAGGTGCTGCGGGTGCGCGGCGCCAACATGGCCCCCCTTATCTCGGAAGGGGCGCATGTGGGCGTGGATACAATGGATACGGATGTGGTGTCTGGCCGCATCTATGCCATTTTTGCCCCCAATGAGGGCGTAGTGCTGCGCAGGGTGTTTTTGAACAGCACCCAGGATGGCTATGTGCTGCGCTCCGAAGCTGCAAGCTTCCCCGAAACCCAGTTGGCTGCGGGCCTGCTTGCCAAGCGCATGCTTGGTCGCGTGGCGTGGGTGTTGCAGGAAGTGTAG
- a CDS encoding DMT family transporter: protein MTHSKTLTGHMAALFCIIVWGTTFISTKVLLRAFTPVEILFFRFLLGYAALWLACPRLLRITDKRQEVLFALAGLCGVTLYFLLENIALTYTFASNVGVIVAISPFFAGLLAFWLLRAERPGLNFFLGFVAAMLGIGLISFSGSTQLRLNPLGDVLAVLAGLSWAGYSILTRKLMAFGYNSLMVTRRCFFYGLLFMLPCLPVMEFHLGLERLENPVNSLNLLFLGLGASALCFVAWTFAIQRLGAVKSCVYIYLVPVVTVITAVLVLHEQITWMAALGTALTLVGLGISEMRNFSLMKKAEHLGK from the coding sequence ATGACGCACAGCAAAACTCTGACAGGTCACATGGCGGCGCTGTTCTGCATTATCGTGTGGGGCACTACATTTATTTCCACAAAGGTTCTGCTGCGCGCTTTTACGCCCGTGGAAATACTCTTTTTCCGCTTTTTGCTGGGCTATGCGGCCTTGTGGCTTGCCTGCCCGCGCTTGCTGCGCATTACGGACAAACGGCAGGAGGTGTTGTTCGCCTTAGCTGGGTTGTGCGGCGTGACACTGTATTTTCTGCTTGAAAATATTGCCCTTACCTACACGTTTGCCTCAAATGTGGGCGTGATTGTGGCCATATCGCCATTTTTTGCGGGTTTGCTGGCCTTCTGGCTGCTGCGGGCCGAGCGCCCGGGGCTGAACTTCTTTTTGGGCTTTGTGGCCGCCATGCTGGGCATTGGCCTCATCAGCTTTAGCGGCAGCACTCAATTGCGTCTCAATCCTCTTGGGGATGTGCTTGCCGTGCTGGCCGGGCTTTCGTGGGCCGGGTATTCCATTCTGACGCGCAAGCTCATGGCCTTTGGCTATAACAGCCTGATGGTCACAAGACGCTGTTTTTTCTACGGCCTGCTGTTCATGCTGCCTTGCCTGCCGGTTATGGAATTCCATCTGGGGCTGGAGCGTCTGGAAAATCCGGTTAACAGCCTCAACCTGTTATTTTTGGGGTTGGGAGCGTCCGCCCTGTGTTTTGTTGCATGGACCTTTGCCATACAGCGGCTTGGGGCTGTCAAAAGCTGCGTGTACATCTATCTTGTTCCCGTTGTCACGGTAATTACTGCGGTTCTGGTGCTGCATGAGCAGATTACCTGGATGGCGGCGCTTGGAACAGCCCTGACGCTGGTTGGATTGGGCATTTCAGAAATGCGCAATTTCAGCCTGATGAAAAAGGCGGAGCATCTGGGCAAATGA
- a CDS encoding lytic murein transglycosylase: MMLQPAFAVHSFCRRAWSVCGLAGCLLLCACSGAQTAASRGGDGITSYDLPSSPAASQPSYSPAGAPPAASPSTGQGYATPNYSGGYSGGYAGGSNGAGTTAAPSYGEPQSQAPGYASPAPTYAPTPAPTYSPSYQQSQPQPAAGSAAIAPAWRPLADRLAADGLSGPRVDALLATLSATPTQSPMGRKMRELYNRKFFPKPPSTAPAALYYKGVLTDANVQLCRQFVAQNKRAFDQAEARFGVPSSVAVSLLFVETRLGKVLADVPENAFYTLASMSMTRQPSDIPDWLPRMPGYQEHLDWFAEIMPKRADWAYKEVKALVEHMLRDNIDPHHLPSSIYGAVGLCQFMPSNIATYGADGDGDGKVDLFTIPDAVASLSNYLAKHGWKPGLPRARQHQILMAYNHAAIYANTILALSDMINGAPSPEASAKPAPATAGKPAPAKTGKAAPAKAAKPAATKPASKAPKPVQPAN; encoded by the coding sequence ATGATGCTGCAACCGGCTTTTGCCGTTCATTCGTTTTGCCGAAGAGCCTGGTCGGTATGTGGTCTTGCGGGCTGTCTGCTGCTGTGCGCCTGTAGCGGCGCACAGACAGCGGCCTCACGCGGTGGGGACGGTATTACATCGTATGATTTGCCGTCCTCTCCTGCTGCAAGCCAGCCTTCCTACAGCCCGGCTGGGGCACCCCCTGCCGCATCGCCAAGCACGGGGCAGGGCTATGCGACCCCCAATTATTCCGGCGGTTATTCCGGCGGGTATGCGGGCGGCAGCAATGGCGCTGGCACTACGGCGGCCCCAAGCTATGGCGAGCCGCAAAGTCAGGCCCCAGGCTATGCCTCGCCAGCTCCAACGTATGCGCCCACGCCTGCGCCAACGTACTCCCCTTCATATCAGCAAAGCCAGCCGCAACCAGCCGCAGGCTCCGCCGCCATAGCTCCGGCATGGCGGCCCCTGGCTGATCGGCTTGCGGCTGACGGGCTTTCCGGCCCGAGGGTGGACGCCCTGCTGGCTACACTCAGCGCCACGCCCACGCAGTCGCCCATGGGCAGAAAAATGCGCGAACTGTATAACCGCAAATTTTTCCCCAAGCCGCCTTCCACCGCGCCTGCGGCCCTGTACTACAAGGGTGTGCTGACCGATGCCAATGTGCAGTTGTGCCGCCAGTTTGTGGCACAGAACAAGCGCGCCTTTGATCAGGCCGAAGCTCGTTTTGGCGTACCCTCATCCGTTGCGGTATCCCTGCTGTTTGTGGAAACCCGCCTTGGCAAGGTGCTGGCCGATGTACCGGAAAACGCCTTTTACACGCTTGCCAGCATGTCGATGACGCGTCAGCCCTCTGATATCCCCGACTGGCTGCCGCGCATGCCCGGCTATCAGGAGCACCTCGACTGGTTTGCCGAAATCATGCCCAAACGGGCGGATTGGGCCTACAAGGAAGTCAAGGCACTGGTGGAGCATATGTTGCGCGACAATATTGATCCGCACCATCTGCCGAGTTCCATTTACGGAGCTGTGGGGCTGTGCCAGTTCATGCCCTCCAATATTGCCACGTACGGTGCGGACGGCGACGGCGATGGCAAGGTTGATCTGTTCACCATCCCCGATGCTGTGGCAAGTCTTTCCAATTATCTCGCCAAACATGGCTGGAAGCCTGGCCTGCCGCGCGCAAGGCAGCATCAGATACTCATGGCCTACAACCATGCCGCCATCTACGCCAACACCATTCTGGCCCTGTCAGACATGATCAACGGCGCGCCTTCGCCAGAGGCGTCGGCCAAGCCCGCCCCTGCCACTGCGGGCAAGCCTGCTCCGGCAAAAACTGGCAAAGCCGCTCCGGCCAAGGCAGCCAAACCTGCTGCGACCAAACCGGCGAGCAAGGCTCCAAAGCCGGTTCAGCCCGCAAACTGA
- a CDS encoding D-alanine--D-alanine ligase has translation MKILLIAGGWSTEREVSLNGARAMQEALAQRGHSVTFFDLLSGFDCLLETAAAHDFALINLHGAPGEDGLVQAMLERVGCPYQGSGPAGSFLALNKSAAKQIFRQAGLPTADWEFLPCAPECGWQPRLPYPLFVKSNTGGSSLRMGRASNRAELDAVLASIFAAGDEVIMEPVLAGREVTCGILGEEALPPILIEPVAGDFFDYESKYAKDGAREICPAPISEALTARVQELALAAHKALGLSGYSRADFILGPDDSLTILEVNTLPGMTATSLVPREARTVGLDFGQLLERLIELGMAGQARG, from the coding sequence ATGAAAATTCTTTTGATTGCGGGCGGGTGGTCCACTGAGCGCGAAGTTTCGCTCAACGGGGCGCGCGCCATGCAGGAGGCGCTTGCGCAACGCGGCCATTCGGTAACGTTTTTTGACCTGCTTTCGGGCTTCGACTGCCTGCTTGAGACAGCAGCCGCACACGATTTTGCCCTCATCAACCTGCACGGCGCACCCGGCGAAGACGGCCTTGTGCAGGCCATGCTTGAACGGGTGGGCTGCCCATACCAGGGTTCCGGCCCTGCGGGGTCTTTCCTGGCGCTCAACAAAAGTGCTGCCAAGCAGATATTCCGGCAGGCGGGCCTGCCCACGGCAGACTGGGAATTTTTGCCTTGCGCCCCCGAGTGTGGCTGGCAGCCGCGCTTGCCCTATCCGCTCTTTGTCAAAAGCAATACGGGCGGGTCTTCGTTGCGCATGGGCCGCGCCAGCAACCGGGCCGAGCTTGACGCAGTGCTGGCATCCATTTTTGCCGCTGGCGACGAGGTCATCATGGAACCCGTGCTCGCAGGGCGCGAAGTGACCTGCGGCATTCTGGGCGAGGAAGCACTGCCGCCCATTCTTATTGAGCCTGTGGCCGGCGATTTTTTTGACTATGAAAGCAAGTACGCCAAGGACGGCGCGCGCGAGATATGCCCCGCGCCCATCAGCGAAGCTCTGACCGCCCGCGTGCAGGAGCTTGCTCTTGCGGCGCACAAGGCTCTTGGCCTGAGCGGCTACAGCCGGGCCGATTTTATTCTTGGCCCGGACGACAGCCTGACCATTCTTGAGGTAAACACCCTGCCGGGCATGACGGCCACCAGCCTTGTGCCGCGCGAGGCGCGCACTGTTGGGCTGGACTTTGGGCAGTTGCTTGAAAGGCTCATAGAGCTGGGCATGGCCGGGCAGGCTCGCGGCTGA
- a CDS encoding HD domain-containing protein has protein sequence MNTNSGAKPPLKESNRPLADLPPLPSLCSAGALRPVPSEAACLVLWDKYGMLPNIRRHSLLVAHVAATLAQRAADRGFAIRVPEVRAGGLLHDIAKTYCVKHGGSHAQVGAAWTVAETGNYAIAQGVMMHVWWPWALPQGPEICSLPFFVIYADKRIRHDACVTLEERYEDLLERYGRTEAAREGIGVAYRQGKNIESALEAQLGWALHENSFDCGRVVH, from the coding sequence ATGAACACCAATTCCGGCGCAAAGCCCCCTCTGAAAGAAAGCAACCGGCCTCTGGCCGATCTGCCTCCCTTGCCATCGCTTTGCAGCGCGGGCGCTCTGCGGCCCGTACCCAGTGAAGCCGCATGCCTGGTCCTGTGGGACAAATACGGCATGCTGCCGAACATCCGGCGGCATTCCTTGCTGGTAGCGCACGTGGCAGCTACACTGGCACAGCGGGCAGCGGACAGGGGCTTTGCCATACGGGTTCCCGAGGTTCGCGCTGGCGGCCTTTTGCACGACATTGCCAAGACCTACTGCGTCAAGCACGGCGGTAGCCACGCGCAGGTGGGCGCGGCCTGGACTGTGGCTGAAACGGGCAACTATGCCATTGCACAGGGCGTGATGATGCATGTGTGGTGGCCGTGGGCCTTGCCGCAAGGGCCGGAAATCTGTTCACTGCCTTTTTTTGTGATCTATGCAGACAAGCGCATCAGGCATGATGCCTGCGTGACGCTTGAAGAACGCTACGAAGACCTGCTTGAGCGCTATGGCCGTACCGAGGCTGCGCGCGAGGGCATTGGCGTTGCCTACAGACAGGGAAAAAATATTGAAAGCGCCCTTGAGGCGCAGCTGGGATGGGCCTTACATGAAAATTCTTTTGATTGCGGGCGGGTGGTCCACTGA